In Comamonas koreensis, the genomic stretch CGGGGTGCTCAACAACCGCAAAGGACCTGACATCCTTGCCGCTGAGCAGCCCGTCCTTTACTGGGCTTTGATCAGCTTCTACACGGCCGCAACCCTGACCGCCGCCGGCTTGGCGCTTTTGGTGATGGCCATAGCAGTGCGCGATCTGATCCGTGCACAAGGCGCTGACCAATGAGCGCGTGGTCGACGCGCCAGGCGGCCTGCGTGGGTGTTGCCGAGGTGTAGAAGCTGCGCGCCCATCGCCCAGCGTTCAGCGCTAACCCAGGTCAGCTTGCGGCGGCCTTCAGCGCTGTCTCGATCCAGCCATCAAAGGTATTTTGGTTGGCCTTGATCCAGCTGTCCGTGTGGCGCTCCACGTCCTGTTGGCGGTTCTCGCCGTCGTGCATCCGGCGGTTTTGCTCGCTGATGTCCCCGATGGGCAGCGTCATGATCTCAAACAGCTTGGCGGCGGCGGGGTTCTTTTCGACAAAGGTCTTGTTCGCCACGATGTATTCGTTGTTGACAGGAAAGCCGTAGTTCTTGCCGTTGGGCAATTGGGTGTCCGTGCCGGCCTGTACGCCGGGCATGGCCGAGAACGGCACTTCCAGCCAGACAACGTCCTTGCCCGAGCGCAGCACATTGCTCAACCAGTAGGGGGTCCAGGCGTAGAACAGCACCGGCTTGCCTTGCTGATAACGGGCCAGCGTGTCCGAGATCAGCGCAGGGTAGTTGCCCTGGGTGTAGTTCACCATGCCTTGCAGCTTGAAGGCGGCGAGCTGGTGGTTCACCACGGCTTCGCCACCCCAACCGGCGCTGGGTCCGACCAGATCGGCCTTGCCGTCGCCGTTGGTATCGAAGAGCCGGGCCAGCTTGGGGTCGCTGAGCTGGCTCAGGTGGGTGATCCCGTACTGATCGGCTGTCTTCTTGTCGATCATGTAGCCCTGTGCGGCGCCGGCTGCGTACACCCCCTTGCGCGACAATTTGGCGTCGCCCCCTACGCTTTTGTAGAACTCCGAGTGGTGCGGATTCCAATGGTTGGCCATGAAGGTGGCGTCTCCGCGGGCAACGGCCAGATGCGCCAGCGGGTACTCGACTTCCTTGATGGGCTGCACGTCATAGCCAAGTTTGGTCAGCGCACGCGTGACCAGCAGGGTCTGGAAGGTTTCCTCGGCCAACGAACTTTGCAGGGGCAGCACCTTGACGCCCTTGCCGGGCAGATCGCCAGCGTGGGTGGACAGTCCAAGGGCCAGCAGGGCGCTGGCGAGCAGGGTGCGGGCAAAGTGTCGGGTGTTCATCATGCGGTGTATTTCCTATACAAGCGGGTGGAGAAAGCAAGCTAGGCTCTTGGCGCCACGCAAGCGCCTGAGCCGAGCTCAGGGAGGTCTCTGGCGCCATGGCGGCAAGCCTGCGGCAATGCAATGCGATGGGCGATAGCCGCCCAAGCCAAGGCAGCCACGTTCCACAGCCGCAAGGCAGGCGCTAAAGACGGCGAGACAGACGGCGCAAGCAAGGCCTGCCGATCGTGGGATCAGCGTCCAGCGGGCGGGACAAGGCGTTGGTTGACGACGCAGGGCGGTGGGGGCAACAGCGCCCCACGCAAGAAAATAGGTACCGCGACGGGACGCAAGCTGGTCCGCGAGTAGTACCGAAGCGCCAACATGCTCTGTTGGCTTTAAGAAGCTAATAAATATAACTCCCGAGTCTAAAGCAGTCAAGGCTTGCGCGGCGTTTATCCGTTGCGCTGCAG encodes the following:
- the proX gene encoding glycine betaine/L-proline ABC transporter substrate-binding protein ProX, producing MMNTRHFARTLLASALLALGLSTHAGDLPGKGVKVLPLQSSLAEETFQTLLVTRALTKLGYDVQPIKEVEYPLAHLAVARGDATFMANHWNPHHSEFYKSVGGDAKLSRKGVYAAGAAQGYMIDKKTADQYGITHLSQLSDPKLARLFDTNGDGKADLVGPSAGWGGEAVVNHQLAAFKLQGMVNYTQGNYPALISDTLARYQQGKPVLFYAWTPYWLSNVLRSGKDVVWLEVPFSAMPGVQAGTDTQLPNGKNYGFPVNNEYIVANKTFVEKNPAAAKLFEIMTLPIGDISEQNRRMHDGENRQQDVERHTDSWIKANQNTFDGWIETALKAAAS